The following proteins come from a genomic window of Synergistota bacterium:
- a CDS encoding response regulator transcription factor, which produces MTKRVVAVVDDEEDIAELISYNLVKEGFEVKAFSDGESFLSALDKFYPDIIILDILLPGVDGFEICRYLKSNYRFSSIPIIILSVKDSEVDKVVGLELGADDYLTKPFSPRELVARVKALLRRASAKSERRGLLKAGPILLDFEKMEAYLEEEKLDLTPVEFRLLSIFLQNPGRVFSRDELLEKFWGGKFVVDRTIDVHVSSLRKKLKGFGSSIRSVRGVGYKFEMER; this is translated from the coding sequence ATGACGAAAAGGGTAGTTGCTGTAGTAGATGATGAGGAAGATATAGCAGAACTAATATCTTATAATTTGGTGAAAGAGGGCTTTGAGGTGAAGGCCTTTAGTGATGGAGAGAGCTTTCTATCTGCTTTGGATAAGTTCTATCCAGATATAATTATTTTGGATATTCTTCTTCCTGGTGTTGATGGTTTCGAAATATGTAGATATCTTAAAAGTAACTATAGGTTTTCTAGTATTCCTATAATTATCTTAAGTGTTAAGGATTCGGAAGTTGATAAGGTAGTGGGTCTTGAGCTTGGCGCTGATGATTATCTTACAAAACCCTTCAGTCCTCGAGAGCTAGTTGCAAGAGTTAAAGCTCTTTTAAGAAGAGCAAGTGCAAAATCAGAAAGGAGAGGCCTGCTTAAGGCGGGTCCAATTCTTTTAGACTTTGAGAAAATGGAAGCCTATTTAGAAGAGGAGAAACTCGACTTAACTCCTGTTGAGTTCAGGCTTCTTTCTATATTTCTTCAGAATCCTGGGAGGGTTTTTTCGAGGGATGAGCTTCTTGAGAAGTTCTGGGGAGGGAAATTTGTGGTTGATAGAACTATAGATGTTCATGTAAGCAGTTTGAGGAAAAAGCTTAAAGGTTTTGGGAGCTCCATTAGGTCTGTTAGAGGAGTAGGATACAAGTTTGAGATGGAGAGATAA